The DNA segment TTTTTAGAAAATGGTCCTGAAGAAGAAAGATATCATCTCCTCTTTCTCGCAAAGGAGGGAGGTGGAGTCTGATGACATTCAACCTGTAAAGAAGATCCTGGCGAAATTCCTTTTGCCTCACCAATTTATCAAGGTCGTACTGTGTCGCAGCCATGATACGAACATCCGTGCGCATCCCTTTTGCTGATCCAACAGGGTACACGACATGGTCATCCATGTACGAGAGAAGTTTGGTTTGTACTGATATGGGAAGGTCTCCAATCTCGGCGACGAAAAGGGTTCCCCCATGCGCCATTCGTAGGCGTCCGGGCTTGTCGTGATCAGCACCTGGAAGAGAGTGTTTGATATGACCGAAAAATTCGGATTCCAACAAAGTCGGGGGGAGTGCGCCGCAGTTTACCTTGATGAAAGGTCCGTCAGATCTTTCGGATTCATTATGAATCTCCTCGGCGAGCATATCCTTTCCAGTTCCTGTTTCCCCTGAGATGAGCACGGGCGAATCTGTCTGGGCAATGGCGGGGGTCATGGAAAAAATCTTTCGGACCTGAGGGCTTCGTCCGACAAGTTCTCCCAATCCGAAGACACACCCTGAGGTTTCATCCAAGGGGTGAGGTGAGCCAGGAGTGATTGTTTCGACAATGCCGGTCATTTCTCCTTTCTCATCAATAATAGGACTGACCGTCAGGCTGACGAATATCCTCTCTCGGGCTCGGTTGATGAGATTGGCTTCAATTTTTTTCTCTGTATACCCGGACCAACCGCTCATGACAGGGCAGCCATTGACACAGTAATCACATCGAAGTGCGTGAAGACATTGAAGCCCTTGGCTCTGTTTTTTATTGATTCCGGTGATTGTCTCGTACGCCTTGTTCACCAGACGCAAGGTTCCACGTGTATCCATCACGGCGACACCGATGGGCAACTGGTCCATAATGGCAACGAGGCCTTTTTCATCGGTAATGGGTGGCATGAGAGTCGGGTCAGATAACAGCATGGTGGTTTATTTCCCTCAAATCAATGTGTGTAAGGGGTTCCTTTCATGCTGTAATTTTGAACCGAATTGGAACGTTTTGGCAAGGCTAAGCTGGAAAATATAAGCAGGAAATATAAAACGGCATGGGAGAGATGATTTAAATTTTATTCATAGAGTGAATAAAAGGATTTTGGCAGAGGTAAAGATTTGTGTGTCCCGCTGAATTTGCATGGTGGCCATTCCGGAAAAAACATTCGCTCTCCATTATGTGGAGGATTGGTTTTGTCGAGCCAGGCGTGAGTGAGGAGTTAAAATTGAAAATAGATGAACGGTTTGTACCCATCGGGGAAAAACATGGCCGAGACCCAGAGCAGGGTGAAGAGCAGTGTTGGGGAGTACCACTGTCTTTTTTGAGGGTATATCCATCGACGCCATAGTCCTTTGGACTCAAGTAGGTGCACAGCAAGGGTGCCCAAGAGAATGAAGAGGACAAAGGGATTTATCCATGAAATCCCTGCTTCAGGGATGAACATTTGTCGGAGCATGAGTTGGGCTGTGCCAAAACCGTCGCTTCGGAAAAGAACCCATCCAATGATGACAAAAAGCATTGTGAATATCCAACCTGCCAACTGAATATATCGAGAATCCACTTGAGGGCCATGGTGCATCCAGAGTCTGTTTTTGGCCAGAGCCAATCCATGCATGGCTCCCCAGGCGACAAAGGTCCAGGCTGCTCCATGCCAGAGTCCACAAAGAATCATTGAAAGAAGTAGATTGGCGTAGGTTCGGAGTGGGCTTTTCCAACTGCCGCCGAGAGGAATATACAGATAGTCCCGTACCCAGGATGACAGGGATATATGCCACCTTTTCCAGAATTCACGGGGGCTTCGGGCGAGGTAGGGAAAATTGAAATTTTCGCCGAGATCATATCCCAGAATTCGGGCTATTCCAATAGCCATGTCCGAGTAACCGGAAAAGTCGAAGTAGATTTGCATTGTATAAGCGAGAGCAGCCAGCCATGTCGTGATCGAGTCATAGGCTCCCGCATGGATGAAGACATTGTCTGAAAACATGGCCAGTCGATCTGCAATGAAGACTTTTTTGAATAAGCCATAAGTAAAAAGCTGAAATCCACAATAAAAATTCTCTTTTGTCAGTGCCTTGTATGATTTGAGTTGAGGGAGGAAATCGGAGGCGCGGACGATGGGACCTGCCACGAGTTGTGGGAAAAAACCGACGAAAAGCGCGAAATCAAGAAGGTTGTCGTGTTGTTTTATTTTCCCGCGATAAATATCAAGGGTATAACTGAGTGTTTGAAAAGTGTAGAATGAAATGCCTACGGGTAAGATTATATCCAATGAACTGGAGTGGAGGCCGATGGACTCTATCATCGGTTTGAACGAGTCTATAAAGAAGTTGTAGTATTTGAAGTAGCCAAGCAAGCCGAGGTTGACCGCCAGGCTGAGCCAGAGCCACCTTGTGCGATGTTGTTGTTTCGAGGTTGAAGCGATCTTTTTCCCCACGAAGAAATCGACGAGGGTGGAGAGCCATATCAATGAAAGGAAACGCCAGTCCCAATAAGCGTAAAAGTAATAGCTGGCGATCAGAAGCAGGGTTTTTCGTCCGGTGTGATGATTGCGTAAAGCTGTCAGTCCCAACAGGACAAAGACGAAGAACAGAATGAATTCAGGAGAGGAAAAGATCACTTGCGGACTCCCTGAAAGGAGTCCCGAAGGGATTCTGCGATTATTTTCAAGCCATATTCATTCATATGTCCTGTCCCAGGGGGGCTGTTGAAGAAGCCTCGTGGTAACGTCTTTTTTTGCAGGTACAGTTGAGTAAATCGTTTTGTCGTATCAATGAATCCCACGCCACTCTCTGTGCAGATGGTGTGAAATCGTTCAACAAGGTCTGCTTTGGTATCTTTGAGTTGAATTCTACCATGCTTGAGGGAAGGGACACTTTTGGGGCAATAAATGAAAACAAGAAACCCACTGCTTTGTTGCTTCAGTCTCTGTAAGAGAAAACGCCATCCCTCTTCGAGGTTGTAGGATTTCGAGTCGGCAGGTGGTCTCTGAGTCGATTGTGGGGCTTGGGTTCTGGTGAGCCTGAGATCCGGCAGTCTCTGCGATGTCAGCAAATAATAAAACGGACCGAGGCGAAGCGTTCTGGCAATAGATTTTAAAAACTGTTTCCTCTTTCCAGGGGCTATCTTTTTGTCAGTTAATGCCCATGGAGATGATAAAAACTGTCCATGTCCGTTTATTGGGATATTGGGGAGCACGTCGTCCATACCGCTGAGCAGGATGACATGGCCGACTATGCCCTTCAGGGCTTTTTCATATCGAGGTATTGCGTAGTAGTAGTCGGCTACCGTTGCACCGCTTCGTCCATATGTGATGCACGCGTATGGAGTTTCGGACGAGATGGCATTGAATTGAGCTGAGATTTTTTTGTTATCCGGAACTTGTAAGGATTCCGCATGGGAGTCTCCCCACAGGATGAATTTGGGTCTTGCTGACAAGACAAGGGCTTCTTCATTCAAGGCAAAACCATGCTGACCATAGTGCGAGTCTGCCCAGCCTTCGCTTCTCCATGTCACAATTGATCCTGGAGTTGGGACATATTCTCCAATGGTTTGATCAAACGTTTGGAGTTGAAGACTGTTTTTGAAGAAAAAGACCATGGCCCAGATGATCAGAGTTGACGAGAGTATCCCTATTCCCCAGTGGAAAATGGAATTGCTGTTTTTTTTCATGGGTGGATCATCTGTTAATGGATTGAGAGACTCAGCATTTAGTTTGTATTTTCGTAACGTCCTAATAAACTTTTTGAAGTCACTCAAGTCAATAAAAAAAGGCGGAATACAGGCTTGAGTGTGGGAGGGGATGTGCATGTTTTCTCACGATTGTCATGAAGGGTTTCTGGCATGCATGTTGCTTTAACAAAAGAGACTTTTATGGAGCAGCAGTCAGGAACGATTGAGAAAATTGAGGGTGCGATGTTCGATCAAGAGGGTGTGTTGCTGGAGTTTTCACAATGCGAGTATGCGGATATGGCTCGTTTGCAAGAAGTTCTTCGAAATAAAAGATATCAGGAAGATATTCCGGATGTCGTTATTTTTCTTGAACATACGGCATGTATCACAGTTGGCCGCAGCGGAGGATATGAGAATATACTCGCGGACAACGTTGCTTTGAAAAATAACGGGATAGCTGTTCATGAAACTCCCCGAGGGGGAAATATCACATATCATGGGCCGGGGCAGTTGGTTTGTTATCCGATTCTTTCATTGGAAGGAGAAAAACGGGATCTGCATCTCTATGCTCGCAATATGGAAGAGGTCATGATTCGCACAGTGGAGAGCTTTGGTATCCAAGCTGGGCGCAAACCCCAATACCCCGGAGTTTGGGTCGGGGAAAATAAGATCGGCGCAATGGGGATTGCTGTTCGAAAATGGACCACTATGCACGGTATCGCATTGAATGTATGTCCTGACCTGGACCATTTCTCCTTGATCGTGCCTTGTGGAATTGGTTCCCATGGTGTCACTTCCATGGCGGAAGTCCTGGGGTCTTCTATTGATATCAAGAGTGTTCGTAGTGAAATGCAAAGGCACTTTTCAGAAATTTTTGAAATCTCTCTCCATCCCGTTGAGTTGAAAGATCTTATTGAGGAGGAATCGTTGTGATAAAACCGCGCTGGCTGGTGCTTCCAGCTCCCGATGCTCATGATATGAATCGTATTCAGGATATTTTAGACAAGGGGCAGTTACACTCTGTGTGCGAAAGCGCCCAATGTCCGAATATTGGTGAGTGCTTTGCTCATAAGACCTGCACGTTCATGATTTTGGGAGATATCTGCACACGTAATTGTGCATTTTGTGCTGTCGCCCATGGTCATCCTCTCAGTCCTGATCCTCAGGAGCCGGGGATGGTAGGGGAGACAGCCAGGCAGTTGGGGTTGAAGCATGTGGTCGTCACTTCGGTAACTCGGGATGATCTTCCTGATGGTGGTGCGGAACATTTTGTGGCGACAATACAAGCCATCAAGCATGAAAATCCGGATGCAACCGTGGAAGTCCTTATTCCTGATTTCGGAGGGCGGCGAGAGCCGCTTGAGAGTGTCCTTTCGGCGATGCCGGATGTCCTTAACCATAATATTGAAACAGTCCCCCGTCTCTATGATTCAGTTCGACCGGGAGCACGTTATGAGCGTTCCTTGCAGTTGATTAGGAATGTTTCCAACTCACGTTCCGATGAGCGGATTCTCACGAAATCAGGTCTGATGCTCGGACTCGGCGAAACACAAGAGGAAGTCGTTGCAACAATGGAGGATCTGCTTCAGGTCGGGTGTCGTATTGTGACTCTTGGACAATATCTTTGTCCCTCGTCTCGTCATCATCCTGTGGTCGAGTATGTTCATCCTGACACATTCAACCGATTGGCTGATATTGGCAAACAGCTTGGGTTCAAACAAGTGGTGGCAGGGCCGCTGGTGCGGAGTTCCTATCATGCTGCCGAAAGTTTCAAAGAGTTGCGGATGTGATGAGCGTGTGCCATCGAATCGTCGTTAACGTAATGGAGAGTCCTTCAGAATATGTGAGAAAGCATGCGTGATTTTATCAAGATAACGCTTGTTGCCAATGCGGGTGTTTTTGTTGAATACGCAGGTCTTGGATTTCTTGTGGACGGTATTCACTCTGAAGGCGGTTCTCCCTTCAGTCCGGTTTCTTCGGTGGAGCTGGGACATATGCGGGAAGGCTCAGGTTTTTTCAAGAATTTGGATTACCTGCTTTTTACCCATGACCATCCTGACCATTTTTCTCCTCGGCTTGTTGCGGACCATATAGGGGAACGGCCTGCCAAGGGACTTTTCCTACCGGGTGAAACACGAAGTTCCGCTGACCATGGACGACTCTTTGACCGACTTCAGGAACGTGGTATCCCTTACTGGGCTGTGGGGCTTGAGCCTGGGAAGACACAGTGTTTTATCCTTGCCGATGATGTTACCCTCACTCTTCTCGGTGCATCACACATGGGGCCACAGTATGCACGCATTAGGAATACTTGTTTCCTGCTGACAGTGGGTGGGAAAAACCTGTTGTTTACGGGTGATGCTGATCCCGTTGAGCAAGACTTTGGTTTTGCATTGAAAGAAGAGGTGGTGGATGTGGCATTCGTGAATCCTCTTTTTTATCACCACCCCAAAGGGCAACACGTCATCAATGAGGTCTTTCGGCCCAGCACCCTTGTTATTTATCACATGCCTTTCATTCATACCGACACCACACCGCTTCTTTCCATGGTTAACCGGGACATTCAACGTCACGGACGGCCTGATATGCCGGTCCATGTCTTTAATCAGGAGCAACAGTCTCTTCGGCTGTCGTGATCAGCCATGGAATAAATTCCTCCCTTTGAATGTGTTGTTCAGAAATGGAACATTTTTGATGAGCAGTTCCAAAATAGAACAGGTTTGTCGTGCCATGTGTGTGTCTTGGAACAAGAAACACATCACGAAAACATCATGTGCGTGACATTTGTCTCCAAGACTGAATAAGCAGTGTTTTGAGGAAGGTACAGGCGCAAGAAGTCCTGAGCCTTGCTCTGATGTATTTCCTTTCTTTTTTTTGGCACACCGGGTGCACTGTATGTTTTATGCCTTTGCACCCTCAATAGTTGCGGTCAAAATGTTTTATAACAGAGAAAAAAGAGAGGATTCAATGAGCGAAACAATGCGAGCTGCCGTGTGGCATGGAAAGCAGGATGTCCGTGTTGAGACCGTTCCGGTTCCCCCTTCTCCATCAGCCGGTTGGGTCAAGATCAAAGTTGATTGGTGTGGTATCTGCGGTTCGGATTTGCATGAGTTCGTCGCCGGTCCGGTTTTCATTCCGACTGATGCTCCGCATCCCCTGACAGGAAAGCAGGGCAGTGTCATCCTCGGTCATGAGTTTACGGGAACAGTCGTGGAAGTTGGCGAGGGCGTCACCAATGTGAGTGTCGGTGATTTTGTGGCACCTGATGCCTGTCAGCATTGTGGCGAATGTATCACATGTCGTGCCGGGCGGTACAACGTCTGCGAGAAGCTGGCCTTCACAGGGCTGCATAATGATGGTGCTTTTGCAAAATATGTGAATATACCCAGCGAACTCTGCTATATATTACCAAATGGTATTTCCTCTGAGGCGGGGGCGTTGATCGAACCGCTGGCAACAGGGTACAAAGCCGTGCGTGAAGCTGGCTCCATTCTTGGAGAGACGGTTGTCATAATCGGGGCAGGGACCATTGGTTTAGGGACTCTGATGGCAGCCAGAGCGGCAGGCGCGGGTATGATAATCGTGCTGGAAATGTCAACCGTCCGGGCTGCAAAGGCCAAGGAATGTGGGGCTGATGTTGTTCTTAATCCGAATGAATGCGACCCTGTTGCTGAAATAAAAGCTTTGACCCAAGGGTCAGGTGCGGATGTTTCTTTCGAATGTGTCGGCAACAAATTCACCGGACCACTTGCCGTGGATGTGCTTCGTAATGCAGGGCGGGCGATCATTGTCGGTATTTTTGAAGAATCCAGTTCATTCAATTTTTTCAGTTTAAGTGGGACAGACAAACGCGTTATAGGCACCTTGGCTTATACTTTGAGCGATTTTCAGGGTGTTTCGACCCTGCTGGCGAACGGGCAGCTCAAGGCTGAACCCATGATTACCGGTCGGATACATCTTGAAGACATTGTGGAAAAAGGCTTTTGGGAATTGATCAATAACAAGGATGAGAACATCAAGATTATCGTCAGTCCAGGAGACTAGAAGGGGATAGGCATAGAGGCTCAACGCCTTCATCTCAAGGTGTGTTCGGGAGAGGGAGGTTCCCTTTTCTCGTCGGGGGAGTCTTGATGGTGATTATGATCACGGCACCGTTTATCACCTAAATATACAGAAAATGAGGGCTCTCGGCGGTGCGGTCGAGTGCCCTCTTCTTATTATCGCTAGATTTGGATACGGTGTCGTTCCATTTTTGCATACAGGGTATTGCGCCCGATTCCCAGAGCTTTAGCCGTTTTACTAATGTTGCACGCATGAAAATTCAATGCCTCACGGATTGCGTCTTCCTCTCTCTTTTTGAGTTGGAATTCTTTGCTTGAGTTCGTATGCTTTGTG comes from the Pseudodesulfovibrio piezophilus C1TLV30 genome and includes:
- a CDS encoding MBOAT family O-acyltransferase, with the translated sequence MIFSSPEFILFFVFVLLGLTALRNHHTGRKTLLLIASYYFYAYWDWRFLSLIWLSTLVDFFVGKKIASTSKQQHRTRWLWLSLAVNLGLLGYFKYYNFFIDSFKPMIESIGLHSSSLDIILPVGISFYTFQTLSYTLDIYRGKIKQHDNLLDFALFVGFFPQLVAGPIVRASDFLPQLKSYKALTKENFYCGFQLFTYGLFKKVFIADRLAMFSDNVFIHAGAYDSITTWLAALAYTMQIYFDFSGYSDMAIGIARILGYDLGENFNFPYLARSPREFWKRWHISLSSWVRDYLYIPLGGSWKSPLRTYANLLLSMILCGLWHGAAWTFVAWGAMHGLALAKNRLWMHHGPQVDSRYIQLAGWIFTMLFVIIGWVLFRSDGFGTAQLMLRQMFIPEAGISWINPFVLFILLGTLAVHLLESKGLWRRWIYPQKRQWYSPTLLFTLLWVSAMFFPDGYKPFIYFQF
- a CDS encoding MBL fold metallo-hydrolase, coding for MRDFIKITLVANAGVFVEYAGLGFLVDGIHSEGGSPFSPVSSVELGHMREGSGFFKNLDYLLFTHDHPDHFSPRLVADHIGERPAKGLFLPGETRSSADHGRLFDRLQERGIPYWAVGLEPGKTQCFILADDVTLTLLGASHMGPQYARIRNTCFLLTVGGKNLLFTGDADPVEQDFGFALKEEVVDVAFVNPLFYHHPKGQHVINEVFRPSTLVIYHMPFIHTDTTPLLSMVNRDIQRHGRPDMPVHVFNQEQQSLRLS
- a CDS encoding sigma-54 interaction domain-containing protein, whose amino-acid sequence is MLLSDPTLMPPITDEKGLVAIMDQLPIGVAVMDTRGTLRLVNKAYETITGINKKQSQGLQCLHALRCDYCVNGCPVMSGWSGYTEKKIEANLINRARERIFVSLTVSPIIDEKGEMTGIVETITPGSPHPLDETSGCVFGLGELVGRSPQVRKIFSMTPAIAQTDSPVLISGETGTGKDMLAEEIHNESERSDGPFIKVNCGALPPTLLESEFFGHIKHSLPGADHDKPGRLRMAHGGTLFVAEIGDLPISVQTKLLSYMDDHVVYPVGSAKGMRTDVRIMAATQYDLDKLVRQKEFRQDLLYRLNVIRLHLPPLRERGDDIFLLQDHFLKMFQNRFGKSVEGFSKNAQKLLESYAYPGNVRELKNLIEYAVNFCDGKLIRMRHLPGYMLHGTGLPKDLTTTPSTSHHANGEAGSRSIPPERWEDVQRKMILDALVKTGGKKRRAAELLGWGRSTLWRKMKHFGIE
- the lipA gene encoding lipoyl synthase, yielding MIKPRWLVLPAPDAHDMNRIQDILDKGQLHSVCESAQCPNIGECFAHKTCTFMILGDICTRNCAFCAVAHGHPLSPDPQEPGMVGETARQLGLKHVVVTSVTRDDLPDGGAEHFVATIQAIKHENPDATVEVLIPDFGGRREPLESVLSAMPDVLNHNIETVPRLYDSVRPGARYERSLQLIRNVSNSRSDERILTKSGLMLGLGETQEEVVATMEDLLQVGCRIVTLGQYLCPSSRHHPVVEYVHPDTFNRLADIGKQLGFKQVVAGPLVRSSYHAAESFKELRM
- the lipB gene encoding lipoyl(octanoyl) transferase LipB; its protein translation is MEQQSGTIEKIEGAMFDQEGVLLEFSQCEYADMARLQEVLRNKRYQEDIPDVVIFLEHTACITVGRSGGYENILADNVALKNNGIAVHETPRGGNITYHGPGQLVCYPILSLEGEKRDLHLYARNMEEVMIRTVESFGIQAGRKPQYPGVWVGENKIGAMGIAVRKWTTMHGIALNVCPDLDHFSLIVPCGIGSHGVTSMAEVLGSSIDIKSVRSEMQRHFSEIFEISLHPVELKDLIEEESL
- a CDS encoding 2,3-butanediol dehydrogenase, with product MSETMRAAVWHGKQDVRVETVPVPPSPSAGWVKIKVDWCGICGSDLHEFVAGPVFIPTDAPHPLTGKQGSVILGHEFTGTVVEVGEGVTNVSVGDFVAPDACQHCGECITCRAGRYNVCEKLAFTGLHNDGAFAKYVNIPSELCYILPNGISSEAGALIEPLATGYKAVREAGSILGETVVIIGAGTIGLGTLMAARAAGAGMIIVLEMSTVRAAKAKECGADVVLNPNECDPVAEIKALTQGSGADVSFECVGNKFTGPLAVDVLRNAGRAIIVGIFEESSSFNFFSLSGTDKRVIGTLAYTLSDFQGVSTLLANGQLKAEPMITGRIHLEDIVEKGFWELINNKDENIKIIVSPGD